Genomic segment of Desulfuromonadaceae bacterium:
TGTTGCCTACGCCACATGGGTGGAGCGGAAGGTCATCGGTCATATGCAGACGCGCCTCGGTCCGATGCGGACTTTCTGGCACGGTTTGTTACAACCGATTGCTGACGGGATGAAATTGTTTTTCAAAGAAGACATTGTTCCTTCACAGGCCGACAAGGTTTCTTACATTCTGGCGCCGATGATGATTCTGGTTCCGTCGTTGATTACCGTTGCAATCATTCCGTTTGGAGCAGATCTGCAAATCGGTAATTATAGCATTCCGTTGCAGGTTGCCGAGTTGAATATCGGGGTGCTCTACATCCTTGCCATGGCGGGCCTCGGGGTTTACGGGACAGTCCTGGCTGGCTGGAGTTCAAACAGCAAGTACTCTTTGATCGGCGGGGTACGGGCATCGGCGCAGATGGTGTCGTACGAACTGTCTGCCGGCCTGGCTATCGTCGCGGTTTTCATGTTGTCGGAAACACTAAGCACGCGCGGTATCGTCGATGCTCAGTCGGCATCTGTCCTTCACTGGTATGTTTTCAAGCAACCGCTGGCCTTCTGCCTCTTCGTTGTTTGTGGTCTGGCGGAGATCAATCGTACTCCGTTTGATATGCCGGAAGCAGAGTCGGAGTTGGTCTCTGGATTTTGCACAGAGTA
This window contains:
- the nuoH gene encoding NADH-quinone oxidoreductase subunit NuoH, encoding MTPEVEVLSLSSHPLLFLAAMLVKIGVVFGVVLFIVAYATWVERKVIGHMQTRLGPMRTFWHGLLQPIADGMKLFFKEDIVPSQADKVSYILAPMMILVPSLITVAIIPFGADLQIGNYSIPLQVAELNIGVLYILAMAGLGVYGTVLAGWSSNSKYSLIGGVRASAQMVSYELSAGLAIVAVFMLSETLSTRGIVDAQSASVLHWYVFKQPLAFCLFVVCGLAEINRTPFDMPEAESELVSGFCTEYSSMKYALFFMAEYANMIVISAIAATLFLGGWSGPTPFGAVNLLGKVFAFMFFFIWLRATFPRVRYDQLMYLGWKIALPLALANIVITGFVVVLVN